TAACGCCAAATCCTTTTGATTTTTGTTGCCACTGTCTACCAATGCCCCAAATATCCCCAACCGCCAGTTTCTCTAACCACATCATTTTAAGGCCTGTGATATTGAAGACCGGGGTATTTATTTTTTCTTCCCAAATTTAAAGAATATGTAGAGTACATGGATAAAGAAAGTGCTCCTGATTTAGAAATATATCAAACTAAATCCAAAGACACTCTAGAAGCAAAAGCAGCTCAACTATTAAAACCTATTTGCTATTTAGAAAATTTTCTTAATGCTGACGATTTACCACAAATAGATTTTTCTTGGACCACTTATCTTTATATAGGAAGCGTCGATAAGTCAAGAAAGGCCTCATCAATGGAGTAAATTTCAACCCTATCCCAAGCCTCTTCAATGACGCGCATCACGCGTGCTGATAAATCGCCATAGAGGGTATAATTGGAGGAAAAAAGCGTGACGTCGTGTAAATTACATAATTCTTTTACTTTAAAATAAGGCACACCCATGCCAATACCGAGCGCTTTGGCTTCATTAGAGCGCGCAACCACACACCCGTCATTATTGGATAAAATAACAAGCGATTTGGTTCTTAAATCAGGTCGAAAGAGACGTTCACAGGAGGCATAAAAGTTATTGCAATCAATAAGCGCAAACACAATTAATCGGCCTGATGGATGATGTGGGTGACCACACCCCAGATAATGAGCTCCACGTTTTCGGTTATATCAATGGGCGAGTAGGTGCGATTAGCAGGCATTAAGCGCACAGCGCCCTCTTTACGAAATAAGCGCTTCACAGTTAATTCGCCATTAATGGCTGCAATGACAATTTTATTGTGGGTTGCTTCAACACTGCGGTCAACAATCAGTAAATCGCCAGTATGAATGCCCGCATCTCGCATGGAATCGCCTTGGGCTCTCACCATAAAGGTCGCTGCGGGATGTTTAATTAGGTACTCATTTAAATCAAGGGTTAATTCAAGGTAGTCATCGGCAGGAGAAGGAAAGCCTGCAGGTACTTTACTGCTGTAAAGTGCAAAACGTTGTGTCATTGTAACCGGCGTATCAAATTTAGCGATAATGATTGCTTTCGTTGACGGTTCATCATGCTTTTTTATTGTTATTAGGGCAGCCATTGCCAGTCTTTGTTAATGAATACGTCTATTTAGTGTAGGCATAAGTTGATTTCTTGGATTCAACAGATTAGTGCAACTTTTGTATATAAAAGAGGCAGGATAAGAGAGTAAACTTCCTGCTGTTTTAGTACAGGAGTTGTAAATGAGTTACAAGCATTTGGATTATCTCAAGCGGTGTAAAATTCAAGCGTTTGTGCATGCAGGTTATACGCAGCAACAAATAGCCGATGAGCTAGGGGTCCATAAGTCAACGATTAGTAGGGAGCTTAATCGTAATCTAACCTTTATTCGCACGCGCTTAGGATATTGGACCTATAAGGCAAATTACGCGCAGAAGTATGCGGATGATAGGCAACGAGATAAGCCCAAGTACATCAAAGTCAATGAGGAGATTAAGCAGTTTATTAGGGAAAAGATAAGCCAGGACTGGAGTCCTGAACAAATTAGCGGCTATGCTAAACGCAAGCAGTTATTTAGCTTAAGTCATGAGTGGATTTATCAGTTTATTTTAACGGATAAAAAGCACGGCGGTAGCTTATTTAAACACTTAAGGCATCAACAAAAGAAGTATCGTAAGCGCTATGGTGGCCCTAAACGTCAAGGGCCAATTAGAAACAGGCGATTCATTGATGAAAGACCTAAAATCGTTGATGAAAAAGCGCGAATTGGTGATTGGGAGATTGATACCCTTATTGGCAAGAATCGTAAGCATGCTGTCGTTTCAATCGTTGAACGAAAGACTAAGTTTACTATCCTTAAAAAGGTTAACCAGAAAACCGCTGAAAACGTAAGCTTAGCCACGATAGATGCTTTAAAACCATATACCAACTCGGTTTTATCCATTACAGCTGATAACGGCTCTGAATTTGCTTATCATGAGAAGATAACCGAGCAGTTAAATTCCGATTTTTTCTTCGCTCATCCTTATTCATCTTGGGAACGTGGACTTAATGAAAATACCAATGGATTGGTACGACAATACTTAAAAAAAGGCGCAAGCTTTGAATCCATAACTGATGAACACTTAAAAGCAATTATGGAAAAATTGAATGACAGACCTAGAAAAACATTAGGCTTTAAATCACCAGCTATGTTATTTTTACCGCAGACAGCTGATGAAGAAAAGGTGGTTGCATTAGCTTGTTGAATCCGCCCTAAGATATAAAATAATAAGTCTGATTACTGTGCTAACCAGACTTAATATTTATAGTTTATTTTTTGAACAGAATTTGCATAAAAATATTAAATTTAAATATTACTGTCTTATTTCAAAATATTAAACATCCCTGTTTAGTCTAATAATTTTATCTCATATTCCGTACAGGAGCTTTTGAACCATCCTTTAAAATCTTGCCATTAATATTAATTTTAAGATTACCTAAAATTCTTTGAAATGTGCTAGTACTAATATTCTGATAAGTTTCTTTTTCGTATCGAGCAATTTGGCGCGGACTAACACCTACTTTCTGTCCGAAACTTTCTATAGTCATTTTTGTAGCTAATCGATATCGGATAGGCGCAGATAATAAATCTTCTAATGAATGTATTTCTATAGCAGCCCCTTTACTCTCTGTTAACTTAAGATATTCATCTATATTTTTTTGGATTTCATGTATTAATTCCTGAGTTTGTCTTTTAGAGGCTTCTGCAATAGACACAGGTACATCTTTTCTTAGAGGAGTCGATAGATATTGCTGCAGCCTATTTAATTGCTCTCTAGCAGCTGCATATTGCTTGTCACTTGTGATCATCATAGCTCTCCTAATTTAACAACGAGAATACCTTTAGGCTCTCCGTCTCTATTTTTTTGAAAAAACTGCGTAAAAGGTAACCCACTACCAGCTTCAGTGATACCAGCAATAAAAAAATCTAATCCATATTTTTTCTTCATACTTACACGGTCACCTAAGAAAACAGGATCTAAAATAGTTATATCCACTGAATCGTGGTAGTCCCAACATCCATCAATATCATTGGGCTCCTTTTTCCCCGTGACAAAGCTCCCATTAAGCCAGATAGTTTTAACACCTGCACTTTTTAAATTGTTAGCAGCTTTTCTAAGTCCATTCATTAACTTTTTTCTTCTTGTATTCGAAGAGCCATACACTTTAGCGACTTCATCTAAAGTAGCTAGGTGCTCTCCTGGCGGTAACTCATTATTCTGTAAAGTTGGAATACCCATTTTTTCTTTAGAACAGCCTTATAGCATATAGTATATTATGACTAATTAGTCATGTCAAATTAGTCATGAAACTGAATAATATTAATAATTTGTTATTGGCTCCTAAAATAATAGATCAATAAATAGTGATCACTTAGATACAACCTAGGTAAAATGAATATTAGATATTTGTGTGCTGATTTATCTGTGAAAAATGTCCTGAAAATAAATTTAATCAAAATAGCCAAATCTTTTGGTTATTTAGTAGTATTACAAAAAGACGAAGAACATTTGGCTGTGTATGATAAAATTAGAAGCAATAGGCATCATTAATACATTTAAAATCGACTATTAAATGAATTAAAGCGAGAATTTGAGGCGTGGTTTCGACTGTAATCATTACTCCAATCAAATGAGCTAATCCCTAAGATATTATCTGACTTATCAAAAGCGCCTCGCATGGGAAGACCAGTTGCTGGATTGATTTAAGTCTCGTTCTTTTTATCTGCATTAAAATAATAGAATTCTTCATCGACTAAATTGGTTTTGCTATAAATCCATATAAGCGGTTTAAAAAAATACTTAATCCATTTCATCCTTAGTCCTTAAGTTTACTGTAATTCCAATTCTTCTCTCTCTGAAACACGTTGCTCTTCTTTCAGCGGTTCTAAATGAAATAATTCTCTATCTGCATTTCGTTTGATGTACTTATCTATTTGTTGATAAAGATCAAACAACGTTCCTTCTTGATTAGCCTTATCAATAAAATAGGAACCAATGA
The sequence above is drawn from the Legionella beliardensis genome and encodes:
- a CDS encoding LexA family protein, which produces MAALITIKKHDEPSTKAIIIAKFDTPVTMTQRFALYSSKVPAGFPSPADDYLELTLDLNEYLIKHPAATFMVRAQGDSMRDAGIHTGDLLIVDRSVEATHNKIVIAAINGELTVKRLFRKEGAVRLMPANRTYSPIDITENVELIIWGVVTHIIHQAD
- a CDS encoding IS30 family transposase; the protein is MSYKHLDYLKRCKIQAFVHAGYTQQQIADELGVHKSTISRELNRNLTFIRTRLGYWTYKANYAQKYADDRQRDKPKYIKVNEEIKQFIREKISQDWSPEQISGYAKRKQLFSLSHEWIYQFILTDKKHGGSLFKHLRHQQKKYRKRYGGPKRQGPIRNRRFIDERPKIVDEKARIGDWEIDTLIGKNRKHAVVSIVERKTKFTILKKVNQKTAENVSLATIDALKPYTNSVLSITADNGSEFAYHEKITEQLNSDFFFAHPYSSWERGLNENTNGLVRQYLKKGASFESITDEHLKAIMEKLNDRPRKTLGFKSPAMLFLPQTADEEKVVALAC
- a CDS encoding helix-turn-helix domain-containing protein, which translates into the protein MMITSDKQYAAAREQLNRLQQYLSTPLRKDVPVSIAEASKRQTQELIHEIQKNIDEYLKLTESKGAAIEIHSLEDLLSAPIRYRLATKMTIESFGQKVGVSPRQIARYEKETYQNISTSTFQRILGNLKININGKILKDGSKAPVRNMR
- a CDS encoding DUF6932 family protein, with product MGIPTLQNNELPPGEHLATLDEVAKVYGSSNTRRKKLMNGLRKAANNLKSAGVKTIWLNGSFVTGKKEPNDIDGCWDYHDSVDITILDPVFLGDRVSMKKKYGLDFFIAGITEAGSGLPFTQFFQKNRDGEPKGILVVKLGEL
- a CDS encoding mobilization protein, yielding MVLNTMSEKQSRLDALKKKQEQLRAQIQKLESLEKSRERKRDTRRKILIGSYFIDKANQEGTLFDLYQQIDKYIKRNADRELFHLEPLKEEQRVSEREELELQ